Within the Terriglobales bacterium genome, the region GGAACCTGGCAGAGGCGGAAGCGGCCCTGCAAAAGGCGCTGGAACTCAACCGCAACAGTCTGGAGGCGTTGCAGACTCTGGCCGGCCTTCAGCTTGCCCGCGGCGAAACGGACAAGGCCATGGCGAGCTACCAGCGATACATCGAGGCCAATCCCCGCGATGCCCGCGCGTATGTCCTTCTGGGATCCCTGGAGCAGCACCGGAATAATGCGGCGCGTGCAGAGGAGCTGTATCGCAAGGCGCTGAGCGCGCAGCCGGAGAACCCCATGGCAGCCAACAATCTTGCGTATTTGCTGCTTGAGCAGGGGCGTGACATCGACGTGGCCCTTTCACTTGCCCAGATTGCGCGGCGGGGCATGCCTGACTCACCCGTGTCTGCCGACACCCTGGCTTGGGCCTATTATCAAAAGGGAACGTATCGCTCCGCCGTGGATCTGCTTGAGGGTGCCGTCAAGACTTCTCCGGACAACGTCGAGTACAACTTTCACCTAGGAATGGCCTACGGAAAGCTAGGCGATAAGGCACGTGCTCGCACTTTCTTGGAAAAGGCACTGCGCTTGGACACCCGCCAGGCGCGGGCCGGCGAGATCCGCAAAGCCCTTGAGGATCTGAGCAAGGGCTAATGCCCCGGGGAAGATTGTGGGTTCCCCTTTACCGCCCGCGTTATCACCACCCA harbors:
- a CDS encoding tetratricopeptide repeat protein, with the protein product NLAEAEAALQKALELNRNSLEALQTLAGLQLARGETDKAMASYQRYIEANPRDARAYVLLGSLEQHRNNAARAEELYRKALSAQPENPMAANNLAYLLLEQGRDIDVALSLAQIARRGMPDSPVSADTLAWAYYQKGTYRSAVDLLEGAVKTSPDNVEYNFHLGMAYGKLGDKARARTFLEKALRLDTRQARAGEIRKALEDLSKG